TGGCCTCAATTGACCGTCGCTTTTATCCGTTCCTTTGCGACTTCGCTCTCCATGGTTTCCCAATGTGGTTGGCTTGCAGTCCCTGTCGAGAGACTTCTCTGCACCAGCATTGTTGCTCTTCAGGTTTCCATAGTTTCTTATTCACCTAAGTTCCTACCATTTGTTTATAACTTGATATAGAGATGCTAAATGTAAGTTAACTTTCTTTTCCTGTTCGGAAGGTGAAGAGAAAGTTGAATTGCCCTTGAGGGGTTTCGATATGTCCGAAGATAGCTCTTGTCTCGGAGGTGTGGACTTCATTACCTTGGTACGCATACTTTCCTgcacaatttcattttctttttccttttcagtgaGGGATATCAAAACTTTCCAAACATTCGCAGTGCTTGCATGATGTCTTGTGGAGGATTTGACTTAATCTCATATGCTAGTCTGTGCAAAAAGTACCATTTGAATTTCCATATTGCGATAAAGATGCCGAACTTAGTTGTTCAAACATTTGCATATGCGATAAAATGGCATTACGGATTTTGATCGATGCTTACATTGGCATCCTCCATTTTTCATCTCATTCAATAAACCATTTCACATATAATGAAAGTCACTGTCTGATTTCATTTTGTGTCTTGTAGATATTCACTCTATCCGCCATACCATTTCAAATGATGCCGAAGGCCCTTGCTGAGTGCTTCCGTGTTCTAAAGCCTGGTGGATTGCTATTATTCAGAGACTATGGTAAGGGACATGCATATGCAGCATTATTCGTATGTTGTTTCTTTCTTAAATTATATTGTTAAGTCATGATGGAGTTCTATAATTAACTTCATCATGTCTGGGTGCGATGTTTTCAGGCCTTTATGACATGACTATGCTTCGATTTGAATCGGGAAAACGAGTGGGGTTCCGAGAGTACATGAGATCAGATGCAACTCGATCTTACTTTTTCTCCTTAGAGATTGTCCGGGACCTTTTCTGTTGTGCAGGCTTCATTGAGgtagatatatatttttaatgctGGGTTATGGTGCCATAGGCCATATATAAACTACATGATATGAAAAAGAGAAGCTCAAGTGCATCGTAGGTTCACCGTTGGTTCACTGATCCAAGTGAAGCTTAATGTTGTGACTACCCCAGCTCTTTTGGCATCTGTCTATTTGAGGATTCTCTGCTTTTCGTTTTCTGTTTCCTGTTGTCTCTTTACGCATGAAGAATGCCAAAATGCTTGACTCTAAAGTGAGTGCGGGAGAACTTTGAAAAGGCAGCTCTGAACTTTCACAGTTCTTTGGCTGTAAAAAGGTAGGTAGTTGCCTTGGACTTTGCACTTCAAAAAGGTAGGCCTTGGGCTCAAAGAGCTTTAGAATAATTTTAGCAAATGTTGAAACTTTCAATGAAAGGACTTTTGGAGTCCCTAGCTGCTTTCTAAAGTTTGGGAAAACTTGTCCTAAATCTCCTGTCGCAGTATGCTATGTTTTGCATGTTAGCAAATCTGTTTGTGAAAATTCCTCATGTTGACTTATGCATATTGCCAGCTTGAGCTTGAATACTGTTGTATTAAGTCGCTGAATCGACGGAGTGGGAAGAGCATGCGCAGAGTGTGGGTCCATGGAAAGTTTCAGAAGCCCTCATAATCTTCAGTCTGGGGACTCAACAGAAAGCTCTTTCCTGTAGATATTTTGCTCAATGGTGCAAATCAGTTTGCACGAGGCGAATGCGCTTCTGGTCAAACAGAGAACTTTTGGAAGCCCGAATGGTGATTTCACGCTCTAGTAGACAGTAACTTTGCAAGCTTTACTATTGAGCTTGATCTGATATTGCGCCACATTCTCTGTCAGAAGGAGCATCAACAATCTGTCCATGGGCAGGCAAATACCCTCCACCATTCCTGCTTAAATGGATGACCAATATGCTGTGTCCAATCTTGCAGGTTCTTTTACTTAAAATGAATGGCTTTCTTATCATCTATTAAACAATGCCATTTCTGAATGCACCCTATACCGAGCCCTTACAATCTACTGTTTGTCGAAAACGTCATAGAGGGGATGCTGAATCTTGACAATGGGCAGGCTTCAATTTTTACGAGCTGCTTCTTAGGGCTTATAATAAACACGCTCTCTCTTTAGATATTCTGCAGCAAAGCTCTGAAAGATCCTTCTAGTTCGAGTCTtgtaagttttttctttttctgatttcAATTCTTGGTCTCGCTTTGTAATATCAATCTAGGCATAGGTGTTCCAATTTTCTTGATATCATTGAAGCATTCAGTTcaagttttcttgaaaaaaatatgattatcCTCAAATCTGCATCGTGTTGAATACTTTCATAAGTCCATTAAACTCGGTTGCGTATCATCCTGCTGCAACTATTGCCCTGACTTCAACTTTCATTTCACATACAAGTAGCATGCAAGTGATTTGTAATGTGTATAGCTTCTGAAAGTTTTTCAAGATGGTAATTGGTGGATGGtgtgaaatttgattttggtgGTGCATTTATTCaaggttatcttttttttttggtaaaggtaataatcATTTATTCAAGGTTATCCATAGCTTTTACCAAGAGAATTTTGGGAGGGAAGTCATTACTTATAAGAAGGCTGATCACAAATACCCAACTTTTGAAAGCTAACGTTTAAGACAGAGATGATAAAACGGAGATTAGTATCTTGCAACTCATAAAGTTATAAATTGGTTctgcaaatgatttttctttgaaatgcAAATTTGTTTGAATCATTTAGATCCCATCTAGGAAAGGATTACTCGTGCCAGCaatatatttacaaaaattaaaatacttatGAAATTTACATCATTTAAGGGAAATTATTGGAATGGTTTTAAGACGAGAAAGATCTAATTCAACTTTAAAAGGCATATTTGTTATGTTAGATATTTAAGAGATTGCATGACAATTATCTTCAGAGTTGAAAATGACGAACTGGTCCATTAGTTAAATTACATCCATTATCTTTAATTTATTATCATGCATGggatttcatgaaatttttgggCAAAAGATCTAGGTTGAAACGTAATACAATTTGCTTTATCATGTGGAGAGATAAATGGTATTCATATATTTGTAGAATTTTAGACATATTGGTGATTAAGAGAGACACGATAGTTGTCAACTAATTTTAGAAATATCTGAAActctaaatttgaatttaaatctGTCATTTTACGACCATTTAAGTTTATTTTCCTGTATTGATtcatattttctgaaaattttatttCGATACACACCTTGAaaagatttcttctttttatcctATTCGCacacgatttttctttttatcacatAACCTACTAACACACAATATGGGTCAAAACACTTAACGCAGGTGTTGACTAAACATGTGCTCCTCTactattaaagaaaataaaaatgtgattGGAGACATCTGAGGCAATGGAATTGAATttttgaagaagagaagggcaaaatctaaaattttgttattatgaGAGGACAAGACAAGATGAGATTTAAATTACCATTTTGGctattatctaaatttatgctataatcatgttattttttttttatatttttttccaacTAGAAAAAGACCACATGTTTTCCTTGtagaaaaaatgacataaaattaaatgtttataaaaaaatgcatgcaaTTTGGAGATTGAATCTATTTCAAATTAAACTAAACCAAATATTGTCCGATAGGAAATATTTAACTCATTAATGTGTTAGAAATTTAAGGAATCTCCTTGTGCTTATCTACATTACTTTTGGATTATAGTATCGTTTGTCCCTCTGTATTATGAAATTTATCTTACAATATAATTGAGCATCCACtggaatttgtgttttctttacATGGAAAAATACGACCCTTTTATTTTGGGGGAAAAGACTGACGTTATAAGAGTGTCTTGGGTTTGTTTCGTAGTATAAAAGCGAGACATAGAGAGAGATTAGTAAATTGATAATGTACAATAAATCTTGCTGTGGCGAAATATGCTAACATATCTAAACCCTTTTGTTCATAATCCTTAGGTAGTAAAACTTTTTAGCTATACCGAACAGCAGTTATTATGTTGACTTTATTCAAGGTgaacaataaagaaaacaaaatgagtttttttttttttttttaatctaagaATATTGTAAAcaattatttgaaagaaaatctatgtGAAGTGCAAATAAAAGGGACAATTACACTTATAGTTCATAAACTTTGGCTCAACATATAATATcatccttaaattttttatttatttaatgtgatcctgaattttaattcaatatataatgtactcttttaactttccttgaatatttttttcttaaaaaatgtttAACCTAGTTCCTGGACTATATAAGAATATGCAATGTTAtccttctattaatttaagtttaggAATAACATTAGGCATTTTCAATAGTCTAGAGGTTAAATTGAacataaatctcaaattaaaaattcgggAACGTCATCACACGACTTTGTCGTTTTCTCTAAAATCCAAATGCAATCCCTCCAGGATATGGGCCTGGGCCTCTGAAAAGCCTCAGCCCATTAAGCCCAGCAAAATGCTTTTGCTTTGCTCTCCTATAAACCCCACTTCCCTCGATGGCTTAAACCCTAGCAGTCGCTCTCTCGTCACTGGGACGCCTCCGCCTTGGAACTTCGATTGCAGTTCACAAggttctccctccctctctctccctctttccgcAGCTGCATAGACTGCTGATTCACTCTCTCTTGTTGCGTTGCTTGTCTCTGCTTGAGTGTGAGTGtgcatgcctttttttttttttttttttttggtgtctttGGGTGTTGCGGTGAAATGGGAAGGAAGAAACGCACATATCGAAGGCTTCCGGGCGATTCGATCCAACGCCCGCGGAGCTCAAAAGCTGTGCCACACGAAAAGTCATCCGTCTTCGTACGCAATCTCAATCCTCTTGACCGTCCGTTCTTCGGATTGGATTCAGGGAGATTTCGAAGGTCGATGTACATTTCCCCCACGAATCTCGATACCGTCTCTCGTCTCTCTATTTTTTGCTGCGAATGGTTTTTTCTAGTgatgatttttcttgtttcctttGTGGTTTTTAAGCGCCCTGGGAGTGACCATGCTGAAGCGGGTTCACGATGTCTGAGGGTGTGCTCAGTTCAATTAGTACATCGTCATTGGTCTCTATTTTGGGCGGTGGTACACTACCTGTATGCgtatattttgatgaaattagTCTATTCGGATGAGCTTATCTAGGGGATCCCTAAGATCTTTAAGATCTTGAAGAGAAGGAAAGATCTTTCCGAAAATGGATCGATGGATAATCAAACCCTATTGAATATTTTTGCTATTctacattttcttgaaaaacaagGCGCTCAATTTACAGTAAAGgaatgattttttaaagaaacacgaaggagagagaagagggcgTGGGTGATTTATATATAGCTTTTTGTGTAAGTGTAGGTTTTCTTCTACTGTATTTTGCCTCACACCCTCGGCTAGAGgaaaaagattgaatttttcaaaGCCCATCCGCAGCTTCTCTTTGTTAAGGTTTGTGCTCTAATTAAAATCACAGAAATGCCAGGAACTTGCGTCAGTTGCATCTTGGCACTAATGCGATTCTTGGCTGGGAATTCCTTGTAAAATTTGGTGAGGAGTGCAACCTCATGTGCATTCTGCAGGTTGAATTTACGGAATTTGTTGTGATGATCTGAGGAAGGCTGTGGGTTTGCCTTGTGACTCTTGTTTGGTATTTGCTTAAGATGCTGACTCTAGTTTTTACTTGCACAGAGGTTGTGGCTAGGATGTCGAATCCAAAGGTTTTCTTCGACATATTGATTGGTAAGATGAAAGCAGGCAGGGTTGTGATGGAGCTCTTTGCAGACGTCACGCCCAAGACCGCCGAAAATTTCCGCGCACTGTGCACCGGGGAGAAGGGGATCGGCAGATCTGGGAAACCGCTGCATTACAAGGGATCAACCTTTCACCGTATAATCCCAAACTTCATGTGTCAAGGCGGGGATTTCACTAGGGGCAACGGAACCGGAGGGGAGTCTATATACGGAATGAAATTTGCCGATGAGAACTTCAAGATTAAGCACACCGGCCTGGGAGTGCTGTCGATGGCCAACGCGGGACCCGACACCAATGGCTCTCAGTTCTTCATATGCACCGAGAAGACCCCGTGGCTGGATGGGAAGCACGTCGTGTTTGGGAAGGTCGTAGACGGTTATAACGTGGTTAAGGAGATGGAGAGCGTGGGTTCTGATAGCGGAAGCACGAGGGAAACGGTTGCAATCGAAGACTGCGGTCAGCTATCAGAGAATTGATGGCTAGCACTGTGTAGAAAGGTGAATTTAAAGTACTTGTCTACACTGCTTATTAAATCATTGTGGATGAGCCCCTTAAAATTTCTTATGATGCTGAACCTTATGTCGCTCTTATAAGACGTTCAATTCACGGGAATGATCGATTCAATGTATCGCTCGTCGAGATAGTTCAATTTCGATGGCGCAAAACGCTGTAGTTAGATCATCGAGGTCTTTGTACGTATCAGAATGATGCTTATGGCTAAATCGCTACTGATTATAATCCTCTGACCGTTTTTGCTGGAAACAAGCAAGAGAGAACTAGCATGGAGCGCTCTCGATTCACGTAGATTCACGTAGATTTGGTAGTTGCGGATTCCAAGATAACGGCGAAGATTCCCCAAAGAAAACGACAGGAAAGTAAGACTTGTTTTGGGGAATTGTTTATGTTATTGGACCGAGTCAACGACAACGAACGCCGTGGGATTGCTTTGTAGTGGGAAACCGACTTTTTATGAGGGGGACAGTCGAGCGACGCCGCAAGAATCGAGATACTAATTTTCAAAGAGTCGACGGCAAAGGAGGAGGTTCCCGAAGACGAGGCACGCTATTTTTTAAGTCGCTGACCTGATTCAGGCGCTTCTCAATTTATGATGTCGTGAGATGGCGGCGATGCGCACGGTTGCCCTACGGCGGCGCCAGGCGGCGCTTTCCTAGGTCCAATCCTTCTCACCACGCCTTATCCGGGAGACGAGTGAGTCAAAGCATGGTCAGAGCCGGTATTTTCTCCACCGTTTATTCGTAGTCAAAGCATTTCCAAAGTCAACATGCCAGCTGTCCTCAACCACTCCCCCCGGCCCCCAAATCGCCAGCCCTGTGAACTTCATGAGGTTTCACGTCGTCGTCTAAAGATTGTGATTTGTTGAGTGCGCATGCGAAAACATGAAGAAAAATGTCGAGTAGATCCGTTAACAGGTGGTCTCTTGAATGACCTAACGTGCCGATATTACACATTCGCAGTGCTTTCCCAACTAGCGATTTCACGATGAACTTCGCGTATTTGTCCGAATGCAGACAGACAATGCTAATCAAAGGTCGGATATCCGCACTTGGCATCAAAGTGGGAACAGACAAACCGATGTCCCCGGGCCCCAGAAAATCCGACTCGTGTGcgttattataatataatagaaCGAAACCCCGCTACTCCTCCAAATTATAAACAAGTGAAGACATCATGGTCCTAAAAGGAGGAACCTTTTATTTTAACTTGACTTTCCATTCATGACTAAACAAATATGATTCCATCCACgaaagatttgaaaaatataaaccCTCGGCTATCTGTCCTGCataaaatctcaagaagcaatTGCTTATAATTTCCATATTCTCCATGTCTTCTTTCACACGAATCAAAGCGCAAAAGCCCactcatattttatttaataatggAAGCCAGCGTCGTTGTCaacctttttctctctcttagaCCATTCAACTACGTGAGCTTAGCTTAATGCACTGATTTTGACCGTTTACTCGCCGACAtgtttaatttttccaaactaACCGACGTTTTCTGCCGGTGTTTGGACGGAAACGTGAGATCTCTTCCTCGAAACCGTAGTTGAAAATTGATTTAGGGACCGGTTACGCTTGTGATTTGAGGCAGGAGCGCAAATGCGACGGACCCCTTCTCGAAGCGAAGCACGGGCATACGTGAAAGGTCGAGTACCGATGAGATATCAGAGCTGATTCAAGGCTATCCAATGGAACACGAAATGAGACGCGGCTTTGCTGCAGCAGCGTTGCGAGGGGGCGATGTATTTGATGAGGCAGGCTAGAATGAGGGTTTTCTAACGATTTACCAATTTCATGGGGATCGAAAAAGGTGTATAtagattaatattattatttttatttttattttttttcaaaaccaatGAACCCTCTCATAGGAGCGTCTGAATGAGGCAGACAACGTGCGTGTATTGATTATGATTGGATGGATGGTCCAATTACACGCACAGCTCAAAACCAGAAGCATGTGTTATTCATCTATCACATCGCGTAAAACACAAGTTTGGTGGCTAACTGAAACAGAGAATACCCCCCTGTACATGGAATCACATACATTCTTGTGTTCTAATACGGCGACGGCGTtgacggcggcggaggtggggcCCGTGGCAGCAGAGTACCTTGATGGATGGGAACGTTGCGGATGGGCCGAGGCGGTGACAGAGGCAGAGGCGACCTACCATTGGCTTCCCTCGAGCTGGGGTGGTATTCAGCTGTGCCCGAGTTGTCCGGCTGATGAGGTTCCGGCGTCCGTACATCGGTCGCCGCCGCACTCGGCTGCGGCGGAGGTGGGGCCCGTGGCAGCAGAGTCCCTTGATGGATGGGAACGTTGCGGATGGGCCGAGGCGGTGACAGAGGCAGAGGCGACCTACCGTTGGCTTCCCTCGAGCTGGGGTGATATTGAGCTGTGCCCGAGTTGTCCGGCTGATGAGGTTCCGGCGTCCGTACATCGGTCGCCGCCGCACTCGGCGGCAGCGGAGGTGGGGGCCGTGGCAGCAGAGTACCTTGATGGATGGGAACGTTGCGGATGGGCCGAGGCGGTGACAGAGGCAGAGGCGACCTACCGTTGGCTTCCTCGAGCTGGGGTGATATTGAGCTGTGCCGAGTTGTCCGGCTGACGAGGTTCCGGCGTCCGTACATCGGTCGCCGCCGCACTCGGCGGCTGCGGAGGTGGGGGCTGTGGTGGCGACAGGCAACTGGTGTGTTGCAAAAACAGGCTTTGGATCGAGAAGAGAGCAAGCGGGAAGAAAATACTTCTGATCCCCATTGTGGATGATCAGACATGAGACATTCAGAGCGTTGGATTTATTTATAGACAGGGACTGTCTTTTTCGTCACTAGATGCTAAAATGGGCTTATCCGGGAAAActcaagaaaggaaagaaagaagcctTGTAAGCGAGAGAGAATCTCCGTGGCGTTTGGTCATAAGTGGGGGGTTGGTGCGCAACCTGGCCCACggctagggaaaaaaaaaaaaaaaaaaagtaatggaaaattaaatatataaataaattattcacTTAAAGAGTCAATTATACTAGGTACGTGCGGGTAATATTCATGTCAGTAATTTTCAGTcaaattggttggatggaccATATCAATAAatctttaaaagatttagaacttaattggcataatttgcaacaaaaaaaattgatacaattgaaaatttaagattgaattaatacaAGTTAGCCCTATGTCTAGAAGGTAAATTAGAAGTACTTGTCTAGATTGTTCATATCATTGTGGATGGGCGCCTTGAAATTGATCATGATGCCGAACCTTATTGCACGCTTCTCGTCGTGTACTCCTGTGTTCTTATTATGATGGTCAATCTGTGGGACCGGTCGACGCGAGTATTGCTTGTCAGGATAATTTAATTTCGATGGTGCAGAATCTTATCGAGGTCTTTGGCGTGTGTTCCCATGCACGTGGACAAAATAACATCACAATCGCTGTCACGAAATTGCGGCCGAATATAAGGTATCGAACTCACCTGGCGCAAAGTACGAATCTAGAACAGGAGTTTTGTAAGGCAAGAAAAGACCCTCGATGATATTCATCACTACTTTTCGGCATGTGGGGAGTACCGCATCGCGCTAGTGCCTCAAGCTATCATTTGGTCCCCTAAAGAAGGCTCACCGGCGCACGTCATCTCACAAAATCACACAATgttcatatattttttaatggtaaatttgaattaatagatatatacatacatacatatatatatagcccTCTCTCGTGCATACTAAATTAGAAATAATGCATGGAATGGCTACACATGCAATATAAACTAAAATATAACTCTCCCCCGATGCCATACTAgcaaaagtttaaatttttcgGCCGAGCATGCTAACGGTAGTGTAGCTAGTAGcgtggttcccgggtagaaccgggaaccgaaccaacCGGAGGAGGGTCAGGTTCGGTTCCTTCTCCGAAAGAGGGCCGGTTCAGGTTccctgcctttttttttcggGAACCGGCGGTTCTCGGTTCGGAACCGAAACCggtcaaattcaaaaaaaaaaaaaaaaaaaaccctaaacctccCCTTCCCCCTTCCCTCACGTGATTTCCCCCTCGA
The nucleotide sequence above comes from Eucalyptus grandis isolate ANBG69807.140 chromosome 2, ASM1654582v1, whole genome shotgun sequence. Encoded proteins:
- the LOC104432527 gene encoding tRNA N(3)-methylcytidine methyltransferase METTL6, coding for MTVVCGAVRRKRSTSKDFDWDDLRNDVESDPSLRHHLLPFPPPAAAPAPPPPPDVAAAWGGFHARHHTGKFFKERRYLLKEFPELVSRGKKNPRVLEVGCGNGSTVLPILRGNEDAVVYACDCSGEALEYVKEMLGASNVASIDRRFYPFLCDFALHGFPMWLACSPCRETSLHQHCCSSGEEKVELPLRGFDMSEDSSCLGGVDFITLIFTLSAIPFQMMPKALAECFRVLKPGGLLLFRDYGLYDMTMLRFESGKRVGFREYMRSDATRSYFFSLEIVRDLFCCAGFIELELEYCCIKSLNRRSGKSMRRVWVHGKFQKPS
- the LOC104432526 gene encoding peptidyl-prolyl cis-trans isomerase CYP19-3 isoform X3, which encodes MDDQYAVSNLAEVVARMSNPKVFFDILIGKMKAGRVVMELFADVTPKTAENFRALCTGEKGIGRSGKPLHYKGSTFHRIIPNFMCQGGDFTRGNGTGGESIYGMKFADENFKIKHTGLGVLSMANAGPDTNGSQFFICTEKTPWLDGKHVVFGKVVDGYNVVKEMESVGSDSGSTRETVAIEDCGQLSEN
- the LOC104432526 gene encoding peptidyl-prolyl cis-trans isomerase CYP19-3 isoform X1 — its product is MLLLCSPINPTSLDGLNPSSRSLVTGTPPPWNFDCSSQEVVARMSNPKVFFDILIGKMKAGRVVMELFADVTPKTAENFRALCTGEKGIGRSGKPLHYKGSTFHRIIPNFMCQGGDFTRGNGTGGESIYGMKFADENFKIKHTGLGVLSMANAGPDTNGSQFFICTEKTPWLDGKHVVFGKVVDGYNVVKEMESVGSDSGSTRETVAIEDCGQLSEN
- the LOC104432526 gene encoding peptidyl-prolyl cis-trans isomerase CYP19-3 isoform X2, whose amino-acid sequence is MSNPKVFFDILIGKMKAGRVVMELFADVTPKTAENFRALCTGEKGIGRSGKPLHYKGSTFHRIIPNFMCQGGDFTRGNGTGGESIYGMKFADENFKIKHTGLGVLSMANAGPDTNGSQFFICTEKTPWLDGKHVVFGKVVDGYNVVKEMESVGSDSGSTRETVAIEDCGQLSEN